The Gemmatimonadota bacterium genome window below encodes:
- a CDS encoding PA0069 family radical SAM protein — MLHHLTLDDGSLRFGEPPPTTPEPILAIEPGPLTDVVDIQTSTGTFYAAGLATHNCYARPTHEYLGFSAGLDFESRILVKEEAPALLERELARPKWVPVPIVMSGVTDPYQPIERKLEITRKCIEILARTLHPVAIITKSRLVERDADLLARLAEVGAACVTLSITTLDRRLQRALEPRASPPEHRLEAIRALSAAGIPVAVNVAPIIPGLTDHEIPEILGAAAEAGAVGAGYTVLRLPGAVRPIFLKWMEEHIPDRAGKVRSRLLSLRGGVLYNSEFGKRMRGEGPFAEQIRTMFDVARRRAGLDRPSVELSTAHFRRPEALRIQGQTDEQLSLL; from the coding sequence ATGCTGCACCACCTCACCTTGGATGACGGGAGCCTTCGCTTCGGGGAGCCCCCGCCCACGACACCCGAACCCATCCTCGCCATCGAGCCCGGTCCATTGACAGATGTCGTGGACATCCAAACCTCCACAGGGACCTTTTACGCCGCCGGGCTCGCGACCCACAACTGTTATGCCCGCCCCACTCACGAATACCTCGGCTTCTCCGCCGGCCTCGACTTCGAATCCCGCATCCTCGTAAAGGAAGAGGCTCCGGCGCTCCTCGAACGTGAGCTCGCCCGGCCCAAGTGGGTGCCGGTCCCGATCGTGATGAGCGGAGTCACCGACCCGTACCAGCCGATCGAGCGAAAGCTCGAGATCACGCGGAAGTGCATCGAGATCCTCGCGCGCACGCTTCATCCCGTGGCCATCATCACGAAGAGCCGGCTCGTCGAACGCGACGCCGACCTCCTGGCCCGACTCGCAGAAGTCGGCGCCGCATGCGTGACGCTCTCCATCACGACGCTCGACCGAAGGCTTCAGCGCGCCCTGGAACCACGCGCGTCCCCGCCCGAGCACCGCCTCGAAGCGATCCGAGCCCTTTCGGCGGCGGGAATCCCGGTTGCGGTGAACGTCGCCCCCATCATTCCGGGGCTCACGGACCATGAGATCCCGGAAATCCTCGGCGCGGCAGCCGAAGCGGGCGCCGTCGGGGCCGGTTACACCGTGCTCCGCCTCCCCGGAGCCGTCCGCCCGATCTTCCTCAAATGGATGGAAGAGCACATCCCCGACCGGGCTGGAAAAGTCCGCTCGCGTCTCCTGAGTCTCCGGGGCGGTGTCCTCTACAACTCCGAATTCGGAAAGAGAATGCGGGGCGAGGGACCCTTCGCAGAGCAAATCCGGACGATGTTCGATGTGGCGCGTCGGCGAGCCGGCCTCGACCGTCCATCGGTCGAGCTCTCGACCGCGCACTTCCGTAGGCCGGAAGCCCTGAGGATTCAGGGCCAAACCGACGAGCAGCTCTCCCTTCTCTAG
- a CDS encoding cation-translocating P-type ATPase translates to MIYLRATIVVTLGMIGGALLEWVPSEPSPWRWFPLGVAYLVGGAPIVRDTLRTLREGKLSVDFLMGTAAIGAAAVGQPLEGAILIFLFSLSNTLEAFALGRTRREIEALMDLHPENATLVDDEGREIGKVAAAELKPGQAILVRPGERIACDGKVRDGRSEVDQSAITGESVPVSRSQGDEVFAGTINESGVLTVEVTRLAGQTMLARIVRMVAEAREERVPAQEFIDRFAHPYTIFVLVGSAATALVAWGIFDMTPGDAVYRAMSFLVVASPCALVISTPAAVLSAIANGARHGILFKGGGILDRAGTLDALAFDKTGTLTVGEPRLLSIESADLEDGKVLELAAAIEAASEHHLARAVLRAAREAGVKPARVEDFRAIPGEGVEGRIGDRWGWVGNDGMARRRSAAVPERLDRWRGAQSELGRSVVLLGEGNRTVAAMAFGDELRPGAKETIRVLKEECGIRWITILSGDHPPAVKAIAADLGADEVRAGLLPDQKVEALRELAKRSRGVAMVGDGVNDAPAMAAASVGIAMGAVGTDVAIETADVVLMSDELMKVPYLVRLGQRSRRVVRQNVWFSVGWMGFLVVTASTVGIPLPIAVVAHEGSTLLVVLNGLRLLRGRSGG, encoded by the coding sequence ATGATCTACCTCCGAGCGACGATCGTCGTCACGCTCGGCATGATCGGGGGCGCCCTCCTCGAGTGGGTACCCTCCGAGCCTTCGCCCTGGCGCTGGTTTCCCCTGGGGGTCGCCTACCTCGTGGGCGGAGCGCCCATCGTCCGCGACACGCTCCGGACGCTCCGCGAAGGAAAACTTTCGGTCGACTTCCTGATGGGAACGGCTGCGATCGGGGCGGCGGCGGTCGGACAGCCCCTCGAGGGGGCGATCCTGATCTTCCTCTTTTCTTTGTCCAATACGCTCGAAGCCTTCGCATTGGGGCGGACCCGCCGCGAGATCGAGGCGCTCATGGATCTCCATCCCGAGAACGCGACCCTCGTGGACGACGAGGGGCGGGAGATCGGCAAGGTCGCCGCGGCCGAATTGAAGCCGGGCCAGGCGATCCTCGTCCGTCCAGGGGAGCGCATCGCGTGCGATGGGAAAGTGCGCGACGGGAGGAGCGAGGTGGATCAGTCGGCGATCACGGGGGAATCCGTGCCGGTCTCCCGCTCCCAGGGAGACGAGGTCTTCGCCGGAACGATCAACGAAAGCGGGGTCCTCACCGTGGAGGTGACGCGCCTCGCGGGGCAAACGATGCTCGCGCGGATCGTGCGAATGGTGGCGGAGGCGCGGGAGGAGCGCGTGCCGGCGCAGGAGTTTATCGACCGCTTCGCGCATCCCTATACGATTTTCGTCCTCGTGGGGAGTGCGGCGACCGCCCTCGTCGCCTGGGGGATCTTCGACATGACGCCCGGCGACGCCGTTTACCGGGCGATGAGCTTCCTCGTCGTCGCGAGTCCATGCGCCCTCGTGATCTCGACACCGGCGGCCGTGCTCTCCGCGATCGCGAACGGCGCGCGCCACGGGATCCTCTTCAAGGGAGGAGGGATCCTCGACCGCGCGGGGACGCTGGATGCACTCGCATTCGACAAGACGGGGACGCTGACCGTGGGCGAGCCGCGCCTCCTTTCGATCGAAAGCGCCGATCTGGAGGACGGGAAGGTGCTTGAGCTCGCCGCGGCGATCGAAGCGGCGTCCGAACACCACCTGGCGCGAGCGGTTCTCCGCGCCGCCAGGGAAGCCGGCGTCAAGCCGGCCCGGGTCGAGGATTTTCGGGCCATTCCGGGCGAGGGAGTCGAAGGTCGGATCGGAGACCGGTGGGGATGGGTCGGGAATGACGGGATGGCCCGCCGCCGGTCGGCCGCCGTCCCGGAGCGGCTCGATCGTTGGCGCGGCGCACAGAGTGAGCTCGGTCGCTCGGTCGTCCTCCTTGGAGAGGGGAATCGCACGGTCGCCGCCATGGCATTCGGAGACGAGCTTCGCCCCGGCGCGAAGGAGACGATCCGCGTGCTGAAAGAAGAGTGCGGGATTCGTTGGATCACGATCCTCTCCGGCGACCACCCGCCCGCGGTGAAGGCGATCGCCGCGGACCTCGGCGCGGACGAGGTGCGCGCCGGGCTTCTCCCCGATCAGAAGGTCGAGGCCCTGCGCGAGCTGGCGAAGCGCTCTCGCGGGGTGGCGATGGTGGGAGACGGAGTGAACGACGCCCCGGCGATGGCGGCAGCGTCCGTTGGAATCGCGATGGGCGCCGTGGGGACGGACGTCGCGATCGAGACGGCCGACGTCGTCCTCATGAGCGATGAGCTCATGAAGGTCCCTTACCTGGTGAGGCTCGGGCAGCGGTCCCGCCGCGTCGTACGCCAGAACGTCTGGTTCAGCGTTGGATGGATGGGCTTCCTGGTGGTGACGGCCTCGACTGTGGGGATTCCCCTCCCGATCGCGGTGGTCGCGCACGAGGGGAGCACACTTCTCGTGGTGCTGAACGGGCTTCGGTTACTGCGGGGACGGTCGGGAGGCTAG